A single Thermocrinis jamiesonii DNA region contains:
- a CDS encoding flagellar biosynthetic protein FliQ has translation MAFMLAAAQIQKMTLSYIPKLVAAYVTIFVFGAWMLNKLLAFTKELIINISVWLK, from the coding sequence ATGGCTTTTATGCTGGCTGCTGCCCAAATACAGAAGATGACCCTTAGTTATATTCCAAAGCTAGTAGCAGCTTACGTTACAATTTTTGTTTTTGGTGCATGGATGTTGAATAAGCTTTTAGCTTTTACCAAGGAGCTTATTATAAACATCTCCGTTTGGCTGAAATGA
- a CDS encoding peroxiredoxin — MLKEGDKAPDFCLEGIDEEGREIKLCLKDLLDRPLILYFYPKDNTPGCTQEACDFRDNISQILAKGYKVVGVSPDSVSSHKKFKEKYNLPFPLLSDPDCKIAELYGAYGVKKMYGKETKGIIRSTFVINPDGTIKKAYYNVKAKGHVEKLLQEI, encoded by the coding sequence ATGCTTAAAGAAGGAGACAAAGCTCCAGATTTTTGTTTGGAGGGCATAGACGAAGAAGGAAGAGAAATAAAGCTCTGCCTTAAAGACCTTTTAGACAGACCTCTTATCCTTTACTTCTACCCAAAGGATAACACACCCGGATGCACCCAAGAAGCCTGCGACTTTAGGGATAACATAAGCCAAATCCTTGCCAAAGGTTATAAGGTAGTTGGAGTTAGCCCAGATTCTGTCTCTTCCCACAAAAAATTTAAGGAAAAGTACAATCTTCCTTTTCCTCTGCTGAGCGACCCAGACTGTAAGATCGCAGAGCTTTATGGCGCTTATGGGGTAAAAAAGATGTATGGAAAAGAAACGAAGGGTATAATCAGAAGCACCTTCGTCATAAATCCGGATGGAACTATTAAAAAAGCTTACTATAACGTAAAGGCAAAAGGACACGTGGAAAAACTCTTGCAAGAGATTTAA